In the Nocardia asteroides genome, CGGGCATCGTCTCCTCGGCGAGCACGGCCCGCGGAGGTCGCGATGCCAGGACCTCGAAGTACTCCCAGATGGATGACCAGAACCCCGTGGGATCGTTGATCGACCAGCGCCAGAGGGCGGCGAAGTTGTCGGTGTCGATGTCCTTCTCACCGGCCAGCCACCGCTGGTAGTGGGTCATGCGCGCGGCCGCGACGCGGTCGGGCGCCGGGTTCCACAGGACTTCTCGGTCGGCCCCAGTCATTGCTGCTGTTCCTTTCCATCGCCCGTGCCCCGGGGGCGCATCCGCCCCGGGGGCACGGGCTCAACCGTGCGAACTCAGCGCGACAACACCGCGCCGAGCGCCTGGACGAGCGTGCTCGACGGGTCGCTCACGGCTTCGGCGCTGCGCCAGGCCACGTGGTTGTCTGGGCGGACGAGGATCGCGCCGCTACCGCTGATCTGGCGCAGGGCGCTCCACTCTCCCTGCGGATCGCGGTACTCCGACTCCGCTCCGATCTCGGCGACCTTCACCTGGACGCCGTACTTCTCGGCCGCCTGTGCTGCCGCGGGCGCCCAGCTCTCGCCGTTCTCGGCGACGATGAGCACGAAGCGGGCGTTGTTCTCGGTGAGGTCGTGGGTGGAGAGCCGCCGGCCGTTGTGCTCGATCCAGGTGTGCGGCAGCCGATGGCCGGGGCGCGTGGTCGGGTGATAGATCCGGCCCATGGGGTCGCGCGGCGGGGCGTCGGTGCCGTCGGGGACCAGGGCGCCCTCGGGGTAGGCGAATCCGATCTCGAGGTCGTGGGCCTGGAACTCCGTGCGCTGGGTGGAGACGACCTCCGCGGCGCGGGCGCGGCGGGTCTCGCCCATCGCGGTGTCGGAGAAGAAGTCGCGGAAGACCTGGAGCTGGGCTTCGAGCGGCTGGCCGGGAACCAGCCCCAACCCGGCGTCGATGACCATGTGGTTGAGGAAGGTGAACATCGCCCAGTCCACGTTGCGCATCCCGACCGGGCGGCGCTCGGCCTCGTAGGTGTCGAGCAGCGCCGGGGCGGCGGCGCCCTTCAGCACGGCGGCCAGCTTCCAGGCCAGATTGTGCGCGTCCTGGATGGCGGTGTTCAGGCCGAGCCCGGTGGTCGGGGGGTGGCGATGCGCGGCGTCTCCGGCCAGGAAGATCCGTCCTACCTGGTATTTCTCGGCCAGCACGCCTTCGAGGATCCAGTGGCTGACCTTGTGCACCTTCATGTCGAGATCGGGCAGCTTGAGCAGATCGCGGATGCGCGGAGCGATGCCGTCCTCGTCGAAGCGGGCGGGGTCGTCGGGCCGGAAGGTGAAGTGCAGCACGAACTCCTCGGAGTGCCTGCCCCAGGTCGGGCCCATCGCGGCCATCGCGCCGCTGTTCCAAGACCCCGCCCCCTCCGGGTTGAGCAGCCAGGTGATCAGCACGTCGTCCTCCCACCACTGCGACAGATCGGCGGTGAAGTGGGTGCTGACCATGTCGAGAATGCCGGTGGGGCCCTGCATCGCGATCCCGAGTTCGGGGCCGACGGTCTTGCCGCCGTCGGCGGCGACCAGATACTGGGCCTGCACGGTGTAGGTCTGCTGGGTGGTGCGGTCCAGGATCACCGCCTGCACGCCGTCGTCGTTCTGCTCGAACGAGACCAGTTCGTGGCTGAAGTGCAGCGAGCCGGGGGCGCGCTGCTCGGCGTGTTCGCGCAGCAGCGGCTCGAGGCGGATCTGCGGGTAGTTGGTCGAGGGGCACGGGCTGTCGATGGCGTATTCGCTGTCGAGCCGGCCGCCGCCGAAGGAGTCCAGGGTGAACAAGGTGCGGCCGTCGAGCTCGCCGTCGCCGCCGAGTGAGGTCACCCACCTGGTCTTGCCCATGTTCTGCGGCGGGGTGCCGACGGCATAGATCGAATCCGCGACGCCCACCTGGCGCAGGACCTCCATCGAGCGCTGATTGAGGTAGTGCGCCTTGGGCAGGTGCGAGGTGCTGTCGTGGCGTTCCACGAGGCAGTGCTCGATCCCGTGCTCGGACAGCAGGATCGAGGTGGTCAGGCCGCAACCGCCACCTCCGACGATGAGGACGGGAACGGTGATATCAGGCATGGCTGGACCTTCCGGCAGCGGTGACGGGGTAGGGGTGGGAAGACGGCGTGAACCGGTGGCGCATCTCGCCGATGACCTCGGCGCGGCTGACGAGCACGTCGTCGGTGCCGATGAGCCGCTTCGGCTCGCGGGTGTAGCCGATTCCGGCCGGTGTGCCGGTGAAGATCAGGTCACCGGGGCGCAGGGGCACGATCGAGGACAGGTAGGCGACCAGCACCGGTACCGAGAAGATCAGGTGGCGGGTCCGCGAGGCCTGCATGACCTCACCCGACAGCACGGTGGAGAGCCCGATGTCATCGCGGTCGGGGAACTCCTCCGGAGTGACGAGGAACGGGCCGATCGGCGCGAAGCCCGTGAACGATTTGCCCAGGGCGAACTGCTGGGGCGGCGGGCCCGACAGCTGCAGCTCCCGCTCGGACAGGTCCTGGCCGAGGGTGAGCCCGGCGACGTGGTTCCAGCCTTCGGCGGGCGGTACGTGGCGGGCACGGCTGCCGATGACCGCGACGAGCTCGACCTCGAAATCGACCGAACCGCCGGGGTGGTCGATGGTGTCGTAGGGGCCCGCGATCGCGGCCGGGAACTTCGTGAAGACGAACGGGGCGTCGGGCAGGGTCAGCCCGGACTCCTCGACGTGATCGGCGTAGTTGACTCCCACCGCGAAGATCTGGCCCGGATGCGGAACCGGGGGCCCCAGCTCGGCGGGCTCCAGCGGGCTCGCCGAGCCGGCGTCGGCGGTCGGTGCCCACTCGAGGAACTCGTTCCACCGCTCGAAGATGAGCTGCGGCTGCGCGGAGAATCGCCCGCCGCTGGCGTCCTCGACGTCGACGACCGTGTCGCCGACGACGAGCTTGAGCCGACCGGATTGATTGGCCACACGCATGAGGTGTCCTTCGCGAATCGAGACTGCAACTTGTCGGTGTGCGTGTGGATCAGCTGGTCAGTGCCGCCATCGGATCCGGCAGATCGGGGCTGGTCCGCAGCGCCCACCGGTGTGTGGTGAGCTCCGCGACCGGAGTGCCCTCGGTGAGCGCCGCTCGCATCAGCTCCGGGACGAAGGAGACGCCAACGGGGTTGTCGCCGTATTCGGGGCCGT is a window encoding:
- a CDS encoding FAD-dependent oxidoreductase, producing MPDITVPVLIVGGGGCGLTTSILLSEHGIEHCLVERHDSTSHLPKAHYLNQRSMEVLRQVGVADSIYAVGTPPQNMGKTRWVTSLGGDGELDGRTLFTLDSFGGGRLDSEYAIDSPCPSTNYPQIRLEPLLREHAEQRAPGSLHFSHELVSFEQNDDGVQAVILDRTTQQTYTVQAQYLVAADGGKTVGPELGIAMQGPTGILDMVSTHFTADLSQWWEDDVLITWLLNPEGAGSWNSGAMAAMGPTWGRHSEEFVLHFTFRPDDPARFDEDGIAPRIRDLLKLPDLDMKVHKVSHWILEGVLAEKYQVGRIFLAGDAAHRHPPTTGLGLNTAIQDAHNLAWKLAAVLKGAAAPALLDTYEAERRPVGMRNVDWAMFTFLNHMVIDAGLGLVPGQPLEAQLQVFRDFFSDTAMGETRRARAAEVVSTQRTEFQAHDLEIGFAYPEGALVPDGTDAPPRDPMGRIYHPTTRPGHRLPHTWIEHNGRRLSTHDLTENNARFVLIVAENGESWAPAAAQAAEKYGVQVKVAEIGAESEYRDPQGEWSALRQISGSGAILVRPDNHVAWRSAEAVSDPSSTLVQALGAVLSR
- a CDS encoding fumarylacetoacetate hydrolase family protein, with amino-acid sequence MRVANQSGRLKLVVGDTVVDVEDASGGRFSAQPQLIFERWNEFLEWAPTADAGSASPLEPAELGPPVPHPGQIFAVGVNYADHVEESGLTLPDAPFVFTKFPAAIAGPYDTIDHPGGSVDFEVELVAVIGSRARHVPPAEGWNHVAGLTLGQDLSERELQLSGPPPQQFALGKSFTGFAPIGPFLVTPEEFPDRDDIGLSTVLSGEVMQASRTRHLIFSVPVLVAYLSSIVPLRPGDLIFTGTPAGIGYTREPKRLIGTDDVLVSRAEVIGEMRHRFTPSSHPYPVTAAGRSSHA